The Solenopsis invicta isolate M01_SB chromosome 12, UNIL_Sinv_3.0, whole genome shotgun sequence genome window below encodes:
- the LOC105201756 gene encoding uncharacterized protein LOC105201756 isoform X1, with protein sequence MSDGSKMGLFGSKDRNQEQKEKSSKDNSPARYAPYGVDSDTETYDTEALSMMDINDIIGVQSGEQIGDSTLESEIAALSRIITESKVEPTLQSKDLKPVIQQGSSKTLNPTSSTLCISSIDNSDKSSIVSEKCTDSICELQEETFDLTCENETCAEPSIVDKSALENADVNFKLDEASDIKTTEIVGDTSMVCTSESSSNDKSCIEINSLTVTSNDTLQETVQDEQQVDTASPTDYEKSVAEKMKTETVDKTIDNQNETKSGVKPVVTVGNISKSLQLIGEAYNSEDSEETDMNDADSPKETSSLSLPKETLSLPDISAKQHKEDNSEITDVMEQNIEISPNFNDTTSAVVSEESNVKIENIIDSRTEDLNKTEPEDSNRSETLQQVLEIERNIDNTVSHKVAECVNNEISSCTQQNEIEMDTTKETALEHQSSNETADTVGNTPAILTMENTEESKESTEVELNISVLASEMKKQDSVTPSEKELPDTRKINDDCSITDDAKELIKNVLECEDKDTISVSAHKTKESTLTETSNEETSMTSKNNEQKADVTNESSQMINEVVAITDKINDDSQETVFKQKDFERTTVTSDNEDNASVVETKISVPMDTSILQTTSDITDKELDLNKDITIIHPNTEEKNVIADVQPADSHLLGEEDSDLSSKNVMIQNDTTSADVNNSEDTNAHTQDILETLTSIEHEKSVEQFPSESEKSEINDATSSKLEELHSAAILHEDSSNTNESISKPETKEMENIEKKIPEAVSPSVNKDYTLSIENNLEQTPDQSESSVQEQVRSSIEIERKLTSENVTSSDVLSKNDTNSSLTENLTVPEDDVINYMCNTIQKEDKVVENITAEISLNETAMKGLDEDKVKEIEKITKKVEKINEINFVSDSAIPQVDIQTNSENINLQDEETKSCERIAKISTESINVNVIKTVEEINTESIVEESTDDNLKEVQSNIIDISLLQESSNEKINAEKLMEKLPQNLESLDASTTAQTVDALEGLLDITLMSDNENSSLKDMKTEDKALMEEIVNKNIDMDLLLDQANQSETTMTQNSDYITNVIASCLSNRDNEASETDINIPSNDKTTENEAISLKINEDMSTESVSETMDNEKMEESLGTDSNLPQNDLDMDFESNRLESVDSEESETKLELPQDILLEGVMPSENLSRHADTPTVIENSQSSSEISELESAVKFLQESEEQTIDSLVLSPKMVESVVEDITKQANAELYVPDEIDNFANAESELEHLRDVTAADSISISEAEIISEAAKLENERKFATQMQSVPSIVVKDTEEIREETENRTCSKTSSSDTASVADSSLSAQTAEQSHEEKGAVPDIRSLSNEGILKACELIPRVSILEERLKEPPKIEIPIPDSTKALESSISPNDSLLIPKDARVMAYSRMLESPKSADKIELKGADTSRKDFEKHSDLENVGSPRIILKIAKSAITDCSEPRSPKSPKIRSATNSPNPDDSPGQKLGKIKLKLSKGGHPSIISNENLDEVNQWHTTENTSSLSPIGMKIKLSKTGDASIVGTEKHESLDDSKETKYKIEEPKRTDSPIGMKIKLSKSGDASIISDSRQQDAKEALTKHKEKLEMPQGSPKRTESPIGMKIKLSKTGDASIIQTDRQESLEEHKEVAQKRTDSPIGMKIKLSKTGDASIVSSDTPEDSTTKVKEKQDYLELPKRTESPIGMKIKLSKCKGSASIISVDNTEDTRDKLEVPDPPKRTESPLGMKIKLSKTGDASIIHSEVTEDVKETRHKDKSEISQDTTKTSESSGLKIKMKTGEATSLVSSDVTEEQDALQTESSTGSIPKIKVSKSGDTSVVSNKTESTEESKSREGQGEVPKRTESPLGMKIKLSKSGDASIVQSEVIAEEHQSKTTRATDAEYSKGGDSSLGMKIKLFKTGDASVLETSPSGSSEKKEKQQRRRDTAESPLEMKIKLSKTGHPTIVTCDSHSESSTHKGKDPTAVDPVNLSQRYMEHAAGHKESPLKILKTGSHHPSILQSNRSELTIEPVQVQSRKQPAENTQQQIEISSKRKDVTISPVESKKSKLEAQLSQILPEVTIQPVMCRDQKQQQQQLLFDPKTSLISRQQMNVINQEISITQVRPDNSSDKFKDICKNSPGGLSDCEIIEHRPELIIVNENSNSSQDVVIIEEVTPNRTADIKVPKKRGRPRRNPAAVQQSQQSTQMLMPRDPLALDEVQQVPPQPFEHRENERPKRTCRSQKSYAPPKRGRGGRGRGKRKLDNVEPQVGKKSRVDQDLTAIEASTMAVITLDETPVQQESLRKSSELYKALKQPPVDRKGSALSRKEASKKDSKASNSEIAMLDPTSLSCLQEDPTKASTSQDPLVSKADEEHKKPALEIISERTQKSALKQQAESKGKMSDGIKEVPIPPGHSNWLTPTSKKQADLTTIRGETVSTVQVIDEETRMSAESGSRSQTPARNIPAPTSETIINEESQGSVLSTATTESEKVKVKNRRMEINFDPDEGPFTVDKIAEYEWPLDRKGETFMIQEQISQYLGVKSFKRKYPDLKRRVVDMEERNYLRENGLVSEAMCDMGLTAVCSSEVLDVMCSDFPDQYEEYRKHMREKQVKEHSKKQKELTAAANAERNRIDLAEMAMQSAFAWNANLNKARKEQRKYCLDLQTFTIQQPQKQHKNDSEHKVGHYPVALIPGQYTDYYREYTPAELRYYPLNTVLYGPTRPNERKSDSQSEGSQSDSDSESSSDDSSSSSSEGTQDTEGSQSTMDEVDMEISNAKDDPKLKCKMCLKVLNKHNKNEILIQCGTCNGNVHPSCIDLTLDMVPHIQSYAWQCTDCKTCAQCHDPADEDKMLFCDMCDRGYHIYCVGLRRVPQGRWHCQECAVCANCGSREPGGANSDRNSVAQWQHEYKKGEKNTRVYVSTLCVPCSKLWRKGRYCPHCSRCHTAQRLDLESNLVHCSACDKYLHLECVETKGVVVDKKNYLCDFCTPSTSQQVVKPLMSKVLKT encoded by the exons ATGTCCGACGGTTCTAAAATGGGCCTATTCGGCTCCAAGGACCGGAATCAGGAACAGAAAGAAAAATCTTCCAAAGACAACTCCCCAGCCCGTTATGCACCATACGGCGTTGACAGTGACACCGAGACATATGATACAGAAGCCCTGAGCATGATGGATATCAACGACATTATTGGTGTGCAGTCTGGCGAGCAGATCGGCGACTCTACTCTGGAAAGCGAGATCGCCGCTCTTTCGCGAATTATTACAGAATCCAAGGTAGAGCCAACTTTGCAATCAAAGGACTTAAAGCCTGTAATCCAACAGGGTTCTTCTAAGACACTGAATCCTACTTCTAGTACTCTATGTATTTCAAGTATTGATAATTCTGACAAATCTAGTATTGTGTCTGAAAAGTGTACAGATAGTATTTGTGAATTGCAGGAAGAAACATTTGATCTTACCTGTGAAAACGAGACATGTGCAGAACCGTCAATTGTAGATAAGAGTGCTTTGGAGAATGCAGATGTGAACTTTAAACTTGATGAAGCGTCTGACATAAAGACTACTGAAATAGTTGGTGATACATCTATGGTTTGTACATCAGAATCGTCTTCCAATGACAAGTCCTGCATTGAGATTAATTCATTGACTGTCACATCAAACGATACTTTACAGGAGACTGTCCAGGATGAGCAACAAGTGGATACTGCTTCTCCTACAGATTATGAGAAAAGTGTTGCTGAAAAGATGAAGACTGAAACTGTTGATAAAACCATTGACAatcaaaatgaaacaaaaagtgGTGTAAAGCCTGTGGTAACAGTTGGAAACATTAGCAAGAGTTTGCAATTAATAGGAGAAGCATATAACTCTGAAGATTCAGAGGAAACAGATATGAATGATGCCGACTCGCCAAAAGAAACTTCATCACTTTCCCTTCCTAAAGAAACTTTGTCGCTGCCGGATATTTCTGCAAAACAACATAAGGAAGATAATTCTGAAATAACTGATGTGATGGAGCAAAATATTGAGATCTCTCCAAATTTCAATGACACTACCAGTGCAGTTGTCTCAGAAGAATCGAatgtgaaaatagaaaatattatagatAGTAGAACAGAAGATCTAAATAAAACAGAGCCAGAAGATTCTAATCGAAGTGAAACATTGCAACAAGTTTTAGAGATAGAAAGAAATATAGACAATACTGTATCACATAAAGTAGCAGAGTgtgttaataatgaaatatccaGTTGCACACaacaaaatgaaatagaaatgGATACAACAAAAGAAACAGCATTAGAACATCAATCTTCCAATGAAACTGCAGACACAGTTGGTAATACTCCTGCCATATTGACAATGGAAAATACAGAAGAAAGCAAGGAAAGTACTGAAGTAGAATTAAATATATCAGTACTTGCTTCTGAAATGAAAAAACAAGATTCTGTAACTCCTAGTGAAAAAGAACTGCCCgatacaagaaaaataaatgatgATTGTTCTATTACTGATGATGCAAAGgaacttataaaaaatgtactcGAGTGCGAAGATAAAGATACCATTTCAGTATCTGCACATAAGACAAAGGAATCTACTTTAACTGAGACATCTAATGAAGAAACAAGTAtgacaagtaaaaataatgaacagaAGGCAGATGTCACCAATGAAAGCTCTCAAATGATAAACGAGGTTGTTGCAATAACAGATAAAATTAATGATGATTCTCAAGAAAcagtttttaaacaaaaagattttgaaaGAACTACTGTAACTTCTGATAATGAAGATAATGCAAGTGTAGTCGAGACTAAAATATCTGTGCCAATGGATACAAGTATACTTCAAACTACATCAGACATAACTGACAAagaattagatttaaataaagatattacaataattCATCCAAATACCGAAGAAAAGAATGTAATAGCTGATGTACAACCTGCAGACAGTCATTTGCTAGGTGAGGAAGATTCAGATTTGAGCtctaaaaatgtaatgatacaGAATGATACAACATCTGCTGATGTTAATAATTCTGAAGATACAAATGCTCACACGCAAGATATTCTTGAAACATTGACCTCGATTGAACATGAAAAATCTGTTGAACAATTTCCATCTGAGTCAGAAAAATCTGAAATTAATGATGCTACATCTAGTAAATTAGAAGAATTACATTCTGCTGCAATCTTGCATGAAGATTCAAGTAATACGAATGAAAGTATAAGCAAGCCTGAGACTAAAGAAATGgagaatatagaaaaaaagataccAGAAGCGGTATCGCCGTCCGTTAATAAAGATTACACTTTATCGATAGAAAATAATCTAGAGCAAACACCTGATCAATCTGAATCAAGTGTTCAAGAGCAAGTCAGATCGTCCATAGagatagaaagaaaattaacttCGGAAAATGTTACGTCTTCCGATGTATTATCAAAGAACGATACAAATTCATCATTGACTGAAAATTTGACTGTTCCAGAAGATGATGTAATAAATTACATGTGCAATACAATACAGAAAGAAGATAAAGTTGTGGAAAATATTACTGCTGAAATTTCGTTGAACGAGACAGCAATGAAAGGTTTAGATGAAgataaagttaaagaaattgaaaaaattactaaaaaagtagaaaaaattaatgaaataaattttgtttcggATTCAGCAATTCCGCAAGTAGATATTCAAACAAATTCGGAGAATATCAATTTACAAGATGAAGAGACGAAATCATGCGAAAGAATTGCAAAAATATCTACGGAATCGATTAATGTTAATGTAATTAAGACAGTTGAGGAGATTAATACGGAATCAATTGTAGAAGAATCCACTGATGACAATTTAAAAGAAGTACAATCGAATATCATCGATATCTCTTTATTACAAGAGAGttcaaatgaaaaaataaatgctGAAAAATTAATGGAGAAACTGCCTCAAAATTTGGAAAGTTTGGATGCTTCAACTACTGCTCAAACCGTAGACGCTTTAGAAGGACTTTTGGACATAACACTTATGTCAGATAACGAAAATTCTTCGTTAAAGGATATGAAAACTGAAGATAAAGCTTTGATGGaagaaatagtaaataaaaacattgaCATGGATCTTTTATTAGATCAAGCGAATCAAAGTGAAACAACCATGACGCAAAACTCGGACTACATAACAAACGTGATTGCTAGTTGTTTGTCAAATAGAGATAATGAAGCGAGCGAGACTGATATCAACATACCGAGTAACGATAAAACTACCGAAAATGAGGCTATTAGCTTAAAAATTAACGAAGACATGAGTACAGAATCAGTTAGTGAGACGATGGATAACGAGAAAATGGAAGAATCTCTTGGAACGGATAGCAATTTGCCACAGAACGATTTGGACATGGATTTCGAGAGCAACCGATTGGAGTCGGTCGACTCGGAAGAAAGTGAAACGAAGCTGGAATTGCCACAGGACATTCTGCTGGAAGGCGTAATGCCGAGTGAGAATCTTTCCCGACATGCCGATACTCCGACTGTTATCGAGAATTCACAATCGAGTTCGGAGATCTCCGAGTTGGAATCTGCGGTGAAGTTCTTGCAAGAATCTGAGGAGCAAACGATAGACTCGTTGGTGCTCTCGCCAAAAATGGTGGAGAGCGTCGTCGAGGACATAACGAAACAGGCGAACGCGGAGCTCTATGTGCCTGACGAAATAGACAATTTTGCGAACGCCGAATCCGAATTAGAGCATCTGAGAGATGTCACTGCTGCAGATTCTATCTCTATTTCAGAAGCTGAGATCATATCGGAAGCCGCTAAGCTAGAGAACGAGCGAAAATTTGCGACGCAGATGCAGAGCGTTCCCAGTATCGTCGTGAAGGATACCGAAGAAATAAGAGAGGAAACAGAGAATCGCACGTGTTCGAAGACTTCTTCGTCCGATACCGCTTCTGTTGCGGATAGCTCCTTGAGTGCGCAAACGGCGGAACAATCGCACGAAGAAAAAGGAGCTGTACCCGACATTAGATCATTGTCGAACGAAGGTATTCTGAAAGCGTGCGAACTGATCCCAAGAGTATCGATATTGGAGGAGCGACTGAAAGAACCGCCGAAGATCGAGATACCCATTCCGGATTCGACTAAAGCGTTAGAATCTTCCATTAGCCCGAACGATAGTCTTCTTATACCGAAGGATGCAAGAGTTATGGCATACTCGAGGATGTTGGAATCGCCGAAATCGGctgataaaattgaattaaaggGTGCTGACACGTCACGCAAAGATTTCGAGAAACACTCGGACTTGGAAAATGTCGGTTCGCCGAGAATAATCTTGAAGATCGCCAAATCGGCGATCACCGACTGTAGCGAACCGCGATCACCGAAGAGTCCAAAGATCCGATCGGCTACGAATTCACCGAATCCGGATGACAGTCCAGGTCAGAAGTTGGGAAAGATTAAATTGAAGCTGTCGAAGGGAGGTCATCCTTCTATAATATCTAACGAGAATTTGGATGAAGTCAATCAATGGCACACCACCGAGAATACATCGTCACTATCTCCCATCGGCATGAAGATCAAGCTGTCTAAAACTGGCGATGCTTCGATCGTTGGTACAGAGAAACACGAAAGTCTGGATGATTCGAAAGAGACGAAGTACAAAATCGAAGAGCCGAAGAGAACGGATTCGCCGATCGGTATGAAAATCAAACTGTCGAAGTCTGGAGACGCTTCGATCATCTCTGATTCCAGGCAGCAAGACGCCAAAGAAGCTCTTACGAAACACAAGGAAAAATTAGAGATGCCCCAGGGAAGCCCGAAAAGGACAGAATCGCCAATTGGAATGAAAATCAAGCTTTCCAAAACTGGTGACGCTTCTATCATTCAAACCGACAGGCAAGAATCTTTAGAAGAGCACAAGGAAGTCGCACAGAAAAGAACCGATTCTCCGATCGGTATGAAAATTAAACTATCGAAGACTGGTGACGCTTCCATTGTATCTTCGGATACTCCCGAGGACTCGACTACGAAAGTGAAGGAGAAGCAGGACTATTTGGAACTACCGAAAAGGACCGAGTCTCCGATCGGAATGAAGATAAAGCTATCCAAATGCAAGGGCAGTGCATCTATTATTTCTGTAGACAACACTGAAGATACAAGAGACAAATTAGAAGTACCCGATCCACCTAAACGCACCGAGTCACCACTCGGTATGAAAATAAAGTTATCTAAAACCGGAGACGCGTCTATTATACATTCCGAAGTCACAGAAGACGTTAAAGAAACGAGACACAAAGACAAGTCTGAGATATCGCAAGACACAACGAAAACGTCAGAGTCCTCTGGGCTCAAAATCAAGATGAAGACAGGTGAAGCGACATCGTTGGTTTCATCGGACGTTACCGAGGAGCAAGATGCGTTACAAACCGAATCATCCACGGGTAGCATTCCAAAGATCAAGGTATCCAAATCTGGGGATACGTCGGTAGTTTCTAATAAAACGGAGTCAACGGAAGAATCGAAGTCACGAGAAGGTCAAGGAGAAGTGCCAAAAAGAACGGAATCTCCACTCGGTATGAAAATCAAACTGTCAAAAAGCGGCGACGCTTCCATTGTGCAAAGCGAAGTTATCGCTGAGGAGCATCAAAGTAAGACTACACGTGCAACTGATGCGGAATATTCGAAAGGCGGCGACTCATCTCTCGGGATGAAGATCAAGCTATTCAAGACGGGCGACGCTTCAGTATTGGAGACATCACCTTCCGGTTCTtccgaaaagaaagaaaagcagCAGCGGCGCAGAGACACCGCCGAATCGCCGCTGGAAATGAAGATCAAACTGTCCAAGACCGGTCACCCTACGATCGTGACTTGTGACAGTCACAGCGAGTCCTCCACGCACAAAGGTAAGGATCCAACCGCTGTAGATCCAGTAAATTTATCTCAGAGATATATGGAGCACGCTGCAGGGCATAAGGAATCTCCATTGAAGATTCTTAAAACCGGCAGCCATCATCCGTCTATTCTACAAAGCAATCGTTCTGAGCTGACGATCGAGCCGGTGCAGGTGCAGAGCAGAAAGCAACCGGCGGAGAACACTCAGCAGCAGATCGAGATATCGTCCAAGCGTAAAGACGTAACTATCTCACCGGTTGAGAGCAAAAAGTCCAAGCTGGAGGCGCAGCTCTCGCAGATCTTGCCGGAGGTTACCATACAACCGGTGATGTGTCGGGATCAGaaacagcaacagcaacaactGTTGTTCGATCCGAAGACGAGTCTAATCAGTCGACAGCAAATGAACGTGATCAATCAAGAGATCAGTATCACACAAGTACGGCCAGATAATTCGTCCGACAAGTTCAAGGATATATGCAAAAATTCGCCGGGTGGATTATCGGATTGCGAGATCATCGAACATCGCCCGGAGCTGATAATCGTCAACGAGAACTCGAACTCCAGTCAGGATGTCGTCATCATTGAAGAGGTAACGCCCAATAGAACGGCCGATATTAAGGTGCCAAAAAAGAGAGGCAGACCGCGAAGAAATCCCGCAGCGGTACAGCAAAGTCAGCAGTCTACGCAAATGCTAATGCCCAGGGATCCCTTAGCGTTGGATGAGGTACAGCAAGTTCCTCCACAACCATTCGAGCATAGGGAAAATGAGAGACCTAAGAGAACCTGCAGGAGTCAGAAAAGTTACGCTCCTCCAAAGAGAGGCAGGGGAGGGCGAG GACGCGGTAAACGGAAACTGGATAACGTAGAACCTCAAGTTGGAAAAAAGTCTCGTGTAGATCAAGACTTAACCGCTATAGAGGCATCTACGATGGCTGTCATCACTCTCGACGAAACACCAGTGCAACAAGAATCACTTCGGAAATCATCAGAACTATACAAGGCACTGAAACAACCACCCGTAGATCGTAAAGGTTCCGCATTAAGTCGCAAAGAAGCGAGCAAAAAGGATTCTAAAGCCTCGAACTCTGAGATTGCGATGCTAGATCCTACAAGTTTGTCATGCCTTCAAGAAGATCCAACGAAAGCGTCTACGAGTCAAGACCCGTTGGTCTCAAAAGCTGACGAGGAACATAAGAAACCAGCCttagaaattatttctgaaagaaCACAGAAATCAGCATTAAAGCAACAAGCTGAGAGTAAAGGTAAGATGTCGGACGGAATTAAGGAGGTACCTATACCTCCCGGACATTCAAATTGGCTGACGCCAACGTCGAAGAAGCAAGCAGATTTGACGACCATTAGAGGCGAAACAGTGTCGACGGTGCAAGTGATCGACGAAGAAACAAGAATGAGCGCCGAATCTGGTTCAAGGTCTCAAACGCCGGCTAGAAATATACCAGCACCGA cttcGGAGACAATAATAAATGAAGAGTCGCAGGGTAGCGTCCTGAGCACTGCCACGACAGAATCGGAAAAAGTCAAAGTAAAGAACCGTAGAATGGAGATTAATTTTGATCCCGATGAAGGACCTTTCACCGTTGATAAAATAGCGGAATATGAGTGGCCACTAGATCGAAAGGGTGAAACCTTTATGATACAAGAACAGATATCACAGTATCTTGGCGTAAAGTCTTTTAAACGTAAATATCCTGATCTCAAACGTAGAGTAGTTGATATGGAAGAGAGAAATTATTTGAGAGAGAATGGATTAGTCAGTGAAGCAATGTGTGATATGG GATTAACTGCAGTATGTAGCTCGGAAGTATTAGACGTAATGTGCAGTGATTTCCCTGATCAGTACGAAGAATATCGTAAGCACATGCGCGAGAAACAAGTTAAAGAACATTCCAAAAAGCAGAAGGAATTAACGGCAGCAGCAAATGCAGAGAGAAACAGGATAGACCTCGCGGAAATGGCCATGCAATCCGCATTTGCATGGAACGCTAACTTAAACAAAGCTCGCAAGGAACAGCGCAAATATTGCTTAGATTTACAGACTTTCACGATTCAGCAACCGCAAAAGCAACACAAAAACGATTCGGAGCACAAAGTAGGTCATTATCCTGTTGCTCTGATACCAGGACAATATACCGATTATTATCGAGAATATACACCAGCGGAACTGAGATATTATCCGCTGAATACGGTCTTATATGGACCCACACGACCTAATGAGCGTAAAAGTGATAGTCAGTCGGAAGGTTCTCAAAGCGATAGCGATAGCGAATCATCCTCTGATGACTCAAG TTCGTCCTCCAGCGAAGGTACGCAAGATACGGAAGGATCTCAATCAACTATGGACGAAGTAGACATGGAAATCTCAAACGCAAAGGATGATCCAAAATTGAAATGCAAAATGTGCCTGAAAgttttaaacaaacataacaaaaacgaaatattaattcaatgtGGTACATGCAATGGAAATG ttcatCCATCCTGCATAGATTTAACATTGGATATGGTACCACACATCCAATCGTATGCATGGCAATGCACCGATTGTAAGACGTGTGCGCAATGTCACGATCCCGCAGACGAGGATAAAATGCTCTTCTGTGATATGTGCGATCGTGG GTACCATATCTATTGTGTTGGTTTACGACGTGTACCGCAAGGGAGATGGCATTGTCAAGAGTGCGCTGTATGCGCGAACTGTGGTTCGAGGGAACCCGGTGGTGCTAATTCGGACCGAAACAGCGTTGCGCAATGGCAGCACGAATATAAAAAAGGCGAGAAAAATACTCGAGTATATGTCTCGACGCTTTGTGTACCGTGTTCGAA GCTGTGGCGAAAGGGTCGCTATTGCCCGCACTGCAGTCGCTGTCATACCGCCCAAAGGCTCGACCTGGAATCGAATCTAGTGCATTGCAGCGCATGTGACAAGTATCTGCACTTAG agtgCGTGGAGACCAAGGGAGTAGTggttgacaaaaaaaattatctatgtgATTTCTGTACACCGTCGACCAGCCAACAAGTGGTAAAGCCTTTGATGTCGAAGGTGCTCAAAACGTGA